In Ectothiorhodospiraceae bacterium 2226, a single window of DNA contains:
- a CDS encoding tetratricopeptide repeat protein, with protein sequence MSVINQMLQDLQRRQGPAGVAGALPPARPVAARAAAGWWGWAAAAALAAALVYVSWGAGSAPPPTAALAPPAPAPHDAPTVATVPAVVAAAELPARTESPGDERAPAPNAEPVARVVSTLPEPDSGIAAAHTTTPLASASTPSRHEAEAAPRMEAVVAPEAGPADEARAVAAGTPPSTASTMQRRARPLSDVERGELAYRRALAELDAGEEQPARAALREALVLAPAHRYAAELLAALLVRAAYHEEAQRVLEAALRHRPGDPGLTQLLAHAHVHAGSVEAAVAVLERQPPPLAAQPEYHALLAALYQQLGRHGAAAQGYRALLQVDPEHAPWWVGLAISLEGRGHWSEALGAYRRALELGTLAADLARYAENRVTVLERARR encoded by the coding sequence ATGAGCGTCATCAACCAGATGCTCCAAGACCTGCAGCGGCGCCAGGGGCCGGCCGGTGTCGCCGGTGCCTTGCCGCCGGCGCGACCCGTCGCGGCGCGGGCAGCGGCGGGGTGGTGGGGCTGGGCGGCGGCCGCCGCCCTGGCGGCTGCGCTGGTCTACGTGAGCTGGGGGGCAGGCTCCGCCCCGCCGCCCACGGCGGCGCTTGCCCCGCCGGCCCCCGCGCCACACGATGCGCCGACCGTAGCCACCGTGCCCGCGGTGGTCGCGGCGGCCGAGCTCCCCGCCAGGACGGAATCGCCTGGGGATGAGCGCGCCCCTGCACCGAACGCGGAACCGGTAGCGCGGGTGGTCTCGACCCTGCCCGAGCCCGACTCCGGCATTGCGGCGGCGCATACCACGACGCCGCTTGCTTCGGCGTCTACCCCCTCGAGGCATGAGGCCGAGGCGGCACCGCGCATGGAGGCGGTGGTTGCGCCGGAAGCCGGTCCGGCGGATGAAGCTCGCGCTGTTGCGGCGGGAACGCCGCCCTCGACCGCGTCGACGATGCAGCGGCGGGCGCGGCCCTTGAGCGACGTCGAGCGCGGGGAGCTTGCCTACCGGCGCGCCTTGGCCGAACTCGATGCAGGGGAAGAACAGCCGGCCCGAGCGGCGCTGCGTGAGGCGTTGGTGTTGGCGCCCGCGCATCGCTACGCGGCCGAATTGCTCGCGGCCCTGCTGGTGCGCGCCGCCTACCACGAGGAGGCGCAACGGGTCCTGGAGGCGGCGCTGCGCCATCGCCCCGGCGACCCGGGCCTCACGCAGCTGTTGGCGCATGCCCATGTGCACGCGGGCAGCGTCGAGGCGGCCGTAGCCGTCCTGGAACGACAGCCGCCGCCGTTGGCGGCCCAGCCGGAGTACCACGCCTTGCTCGCCGCGCTGTACCAGCAGCTGGGCCGCCATGGCGCGGCCGCGCAGGGGTATCGGGCGTTGCTGCAGGTCGATCCCGAGCACGCGCCCTGGTGGGTGGGGCTGGCCATTTCTTTGGAGGGGCGGGGGCATTGGAGCGAAGCGCTGGGTGCCTACCGCCGCGCGCTGGAGCTGGGTACGCTCGCCGCCGATTTGGCCCGTTACGCTGAGAACCGCGTCACAGTACTCGAACGTGCTCGCCGTTAG
- a CDS encoding AAA family ATPase, whose product MYLEHFGLREQPFRLTPDTAFFFASGPHQEAFNTLLVAVQSGEGFVKVTGEVGTGKTLLCRKLLDALGDGFVTCYVPNPQLTPKGLHLSVAQELGLAVDKAQSQHRLVQRLTERLLALCQAGRRVVVVLDEAQCMPLETLEALRLMTNLETEKAKLMQVVLFGQPELDERLAARSVRQIRQRITFSYALRPLDRAAVGSYVAHRLLVAGSHGQVQFRPAALRELHRASRGLPRLVNVLAHKALMVAYGRGEQAVRRTDVLLAVRDTESARQPRPMLAWTVLLAGCAAAATATAVYLS is encoded by the coding sequence ATGTACCTTGAGCACTTCGGGCTGCGTGAGCAGCCCTTCCGCCTCACCCCGGACACCGCGTTCTTCTTCGCCTCCGGTCCGCATCAGGAGGCCTTCAATACCCTGCTGGTCGCGGTGCAGTCGGGCGAGGGTTTCGTGAAGGTTACCGGCGAGGTGGGCACGGGTAAGACGCTGCTGTGCCGCAAGCTGCTCGATGCCTTGGGCGACGGATTCGTTACCTGCTACGTGCCCAACCCGCAGTTGACCCCCAAGGGGTTGCATCTGTCGGTGGCGCAAGAGCTCGGCCTGGCCGTGGACAAGGCGCAGAGCCAGCACCGCCTGGTGCAGCGACTCACCGAGCGCCTGCTGGCGCTCTGCCAGGCGGGGCGGCGCGTGGTGGTGGTGCTGGACGAGGCGCAGTGCATGCCGCTCGAGACCTTGGAGGCCCTGCGTCTGATGACCAACCTGGAGACGGAGAAGGCCAAGCTGATGCAGGTCGTGTTGTTCGGCCAGCCGGAACTGGACGAGCGTCTCGCCGCGCGCAGCGTGCGCCAGATCCGTCAGCGCATCACCTTTTCGTACGCCCTGCGACCGCTGGACCGCGCGGCGGTCGGCAGCTACGTCGCCCATCGCCTGCTGGTGGCCGGCTCGCATGGCCAGGTGCAATTTCGCCCGGCGGCGCTGCGTGAGCTGCATCGGGCGAGTCGCGGCCTGCCGCGTCTGGTGAACGTGTTGGCACACAAGGCCTTGATGGTCGCCTACGGGCGCGGCGAGCAGGCGGTGCGGCGTACCGACGTCCTGCTGGCGGTACGTGACACCGAGTCCGCGCGTCAGCCCCGGCCGATGTTGGCGTGGACCGTGCTGCTCGCCGGCTGCGCCGCCGCGGCCACCGCCACGGCGGTTTACCTGTCATGA